Proteins from one Holosporales bacterium genomic window:
- a CDS encoding preprotein translocase subunit YajC has translation MPILLIFVIFYFLLFRPQQKKE, from the coding sequence ATGCCGATTTTACTGATATTTGTGATTTTTTATTTTCTGTTATTTCGTCCTCAGCAGAAAAAGGAA